From Phalacrocorax carbo chromosome 8, bPhaCar2.1, whole genome shotgun sequence, a single genomic window includes:
- the IL17C gene encoding interleukin-17C: MGWLGALALLGVLVLCHGLRRPSSPQHHPHVHCYSAGELRDGEAPAHLLGRSLRWDRYVPVQLVPQLERLQEATGHRRHRRHRERACPALQLRTGLHSEPNERSISPWRYRIDEDENRYPRKLAFAECLCSGCVDVKTGRETTSLNSVAIHQTMMVLRRKPCPRPSGPGLVTFEVDYIRVPVGCTCVLPRTGR, encoded by the exons ATG GGCTGGCTCGGCGCCCTGGCGCTGCTGGGCGTCCTGGTGCTGTGCCACGGCCTGCGccgccccagcagcccccagcaccatCCCCATGTCCACTGCTACAGCGCGGGCGAGCTGCGGGACGGCGAGGCCCCCGCGCACCTCCTGGGCCGCAGCCTGCGCTGGGACCGCTACGTGCCGGTGCAGCTGGTGCCGCAGCTGGAGCGGTTACAGGAGGCCACCGGccaccgccgccaccgccgccaccGCGAGCGCGCCTGCCCCGCGCTGCAGCTCCGCACCGGCCTCCACAGCGAGCCCAACGAGCGCTCCATCTCCCCATGGCGCTACCG CATTGATGAGGATGAGAACCGCTACCCGCGCAAGCTGGCCTTCGCCGAGTGCCTCTGCAGCGGCTGCGTGGATGTCAAGACAGGGCGGGAGACGACGTCGCTCAACTCGGTGGCCATCCACCAGACCATGATGGTCCTGCGGCGCAagccctgcccgcgcccctCCGGCCCCGGCCTCGTCACCTTCGAGGTGGACTACATCAGGGTGCCGGTGGGCTGCACCTGTGTCCTGCCCCGCACCGGGCgctga